TTGACAATAATCAGTTGCTGCCAAATGAAGACCGTCAGCCTTGCTTGTGACGCATATCAGAAGCAAGACTGATTTTAAAACTAACCAGCATCTGCAAGGCCTTAAATTTTAGATGGGTATAATAATGGCAGGTGCATATTTATTAATGAGGTGTCTGATAGGTAGAATGCTAATCCTCTTTATGCAATTGAATCAAATAATCAAACAGGTTTGTTTCGGTACCTATGCCTAGTTTCTTGCGTAAACGGTAACGGCTGATCTCTACACCACGTACAGAAATATTCATCAGCTGTGCAATTTCTTTGGTGCTTAAATTCATGCGCAGGTAAGCGCATAGTTTTATTTCATTGCTGGTAATGGATGGATGTGTTTCTTTTAAGCTTACAATAAAATCACTGTGTACTTTATCAAAGTGCTTGGTGAAGTTTTCCCATTCTTTATCCATGTTATCATCTTCACCTAATGATTTCATCATCTTCTTCAATTCACTAACAGCTTGTGGGTTGTCTGATACTTTCATCACATGCGCCAACTCTGCTTTTATCTTAGTGAGTAGTTCACCTTTCTTTACAAGGTGCATGGCAGAAGAGGCAAGCTCAGAGTTTTTAAAGTTGATCTCTACTTCCAGTTTTTCATTGCGCAACGTTACTAATTCACTTTCTGTTTTACTCCGCTCCAGTTCGTAGATATATTGTAAACGTTTTTGTTCTTCATCATGTTTGGCTTGTTGTTCCTTAAACTTTTTCTGTTGCCATTTAAACAATGCATACACACCTGCACCAAATAAAAGCAAGTAAAAAAGATAGGCCCACACTGTTTGATACCAGGGCGGCAGCATCTCAAACGCATATACAGCGGCTTCCGATTCGTTGCCAAGATTATTCCGCACTTTTACTTCAAAGCTATAGCTGCCTGCAGGCAGGTTGGTGTATTCTTTTTCTGTACGCTTACTCCATTCGCTCCAGTTGTTATCAAAACCATTCAAGCGAAAACTGTATTCTAGATTTGATTGCAAACCAAACAATGGTGAAGCAAAATCGAAACGGATCGTTTTCCAACTGTTGGCTACGCTATGCACATCAGTTTTTTCCTGCAACTGTTTTTCATTTATAGCTTTGAAGTAGCCGCCAAACAAAAGACTATCGGTTTGGTTGATAATCCTTACAGCACGTATCTGCACTTGCAGGTTGGTGGCTGTTTGTTTATACTTCTCATAATTGATATGATAAAATCCTTTTTCACCACCAAGAAAAATATTTTGTTCATTCACTGCATACAAAAATTCAAAGCCACTTAACATTTTTGTGTTCAGCTCAGGTAAATAAATTACAGCAGGTTCTTTTCCGGACAAATCAATTACGCCTAACGTTTTTTCGTGTATGAACCAAACATTGCCGGTAGCATCTTCTTTCAGGTAACGCACACTTTGATTACCGATTATCTTTTGATAAAAAGCAGAAGGCGCAAACTTTTTTGATTTTTGATCAAACACATATACACCCTTCTCAGTTGCAACAACAACTTCATTCTTTACTTTATAAACATGATTATTCAGAATAGAAGGCAGACCATGTTGATTGGTATAAGTGGTTATGCTATACTTCCCATCTCCTGATTGAACAAGCTCATACACACCATGGTAAGGATGCGATATCCAGATATGATCATTTTCATCGATTGTCACAAACCTTGACGATTCGGTAAAACTTGGTACTGCTCCCGCTGAAGTAAACTGACCGTTGTTGAAATTGAAGAACTGAAGATTCTTATATGTACCTGAAACAATTTTCTGCGCCGGAAAAGTGGAAGAAAGCGGAACGAAATTCCAAAACCCTGCATCGTTTGAAAAAGGAACGGCTGTATTATCCTTGATGAGGAATGCACCTTCATGATGACCGAGCAAGAGTCGGTTGTTAATCTCTGCCATACCCCAGGTTTGCCCCTTAGTATTATTTACCGGTTGAAAACTTCCTTTACTGAAACTGAGATCACTCATTTGTTGCAGACCAACACTAAATAATCCATTTGATGTGCCAGTGTAAAGCCTGTTATTATAAATGATAGCGGTATAGCCCGAGCCATCCTGTCCGAATGGAGTAATATGTTTAATGGCGCTGTTGTACGCAATAAAATCCACACCATTATCAAGCCCCAGCCAGAGATTGCGTTGGTTGTCGAGAAATATGCTGAGGACATTGTTATTCTGTAATCCTTCGGTTTTCGAAAAGGTTTGAATAATGTTCCCTTTCAGATCAATGATGTAAACGCCACTGTTGTTTGTAGCCAATGCCATCCACTCCTTATTAATAGGAGTAGTTGAATAGATCCGTTCACTTTGAAACAGGCTGTTATTAGGCGAAACAAGTTTAGAGAGAGTATTGCCGGTAAAATGAAAGATGCCATTCTTAAGAGTGGTGATCAAAATGCTGTCTTTACCGGCAGGAAGAATACCTGTAACGGGATCATTCGGCAACGGGCCACCGGTTACTGGTATGGTTGACATTACATTATTCTCAAACTGGAGCAAACCATTTACAAAATCGTGTGCAAAGAGCCGGTCGTTGCAAACACCCATATACGACCATTCAGAAACAGCCCTAAATGTTGCGACGGCCTGGTTGCTGAACTTGAAGATTTTGGTAGATGTACGGAAGAACACATCCTTTTTGTAAGCAACAATATCCCACACATCGCCAAAGGATTTGTCTCTTTCGGGGATAAACTCATTTAGCGGATAATAGATCAACCGTCCATTGGCTGCGGGGGCAAAATACCCAAGCTCGTCTTGCCCGCCTACGTATATTTTATTATCGGTACCGATCTCTACTGACCGTACTATGGTGCGATTGGGTAGTGGGAAAAGCGTCCAATACCTGCCATCAAAACTTAATAAACCTTCATTGTTGGCTATATAGATGATGCCATTCTTGTCCTGCTTAATATCCCAGTTCTGCAACCCTGCAGCATACGATTGTTTGGAGTAATTGATTACATCAGGCAGGCCAATTGTGTTTTGGCCCAAGCTTGTTAAAGGAAAAAGAAAGAAGAGAAGCAAATTCTTCATCAGCAGGCATCGTAATTAGAAAGTGAATGTAAAGAAATTTTGCTGATGTAGTATTGATGTAGTATAAATCAATTGATAATCAATTTATTGAATTTTCTGATGTAGTAATGATGAGGCATATTATTTCATTGCTGTAGAGGTTGAGAATAACTTTAGCTTCTCAATTCCCCATCGATTATTTAATAACTAAAACGATTGCTTTATGAAATGTAAGTACACAATTCTGTGTCTTGTAGTTTTCCTCGGCATTTTTTTGCAGCAGTCTTTCGCACAGAGTTT
The DNA window shown above is from Lacibacter sp. H375 and carries:
- a CDS encoding ligand-binding sensor domain-containing protein, yielding MKNLLLFFLFPLTSLGQNTIGLPDVINYSKQSYAAGLQNWDIKQDKNGIIYIANNEGLLSFDGRYWTLFPLPNRTIVRSVEIGTDNKIYVGGQDELGYFAPAANGRLIYYPLNEFIPERDKSFGDVWDIVAYKKDVFFRTSTKIFKFSNQAVATFRAVSEWSYMGVCNDRLFAHDFVNGLLQFENNVMSTIPVTGGPLPNDPVTGILPAGKDSILITTLKNGIFHFTGNTLSKLVSPNNSLFQSERIYSTTPINKEWMALATNNSGVYIIDLKGNIIQTFSKTEGLQNNNVLSIFLDNQRNLWLGLDNGVDFIAYNSAIKHITPFGQDGSGYTAIIYNNRLYTGTSNGLFSVGLQQMSDLSFSKGSFQPVNNTKGQTWGMAEINNRLLLGHHEGAFLIKDNTAVPFSNDAGFWNFVPLSSTFPAQKIVSGTYKNLQFFNFNNGQFTSAGAVPSFTESSRFVTIDENDHIWISHPYHGVYELVQSGDGKYSITTYTNQHGLPSILNNHVYKVKNEVVVATEKGVYVFDQKSKKFAPSAFYQKIIGNQSVRYLKEDATGNVWFIHEKTLGVIDLSGKEPAVIYLPELNTKMLSGFEFLYAVNEQNIFLGGEKGFYHINYEKYKQTATNLQVQIRAVRIINQTDSLLFGGYFKAINEKQLQEKTDVHSVANSWKTIRFDFASPLFGLQSNLEYSFRLNGFDNNWSEWSKRTEKEYTNLPAGSYSFEVKVRNNLGNESEAAVYAFEMLPPWYQTVWAYLFYLLLFGAGVYALFKWQQKKFKEQQAKHDEEQKRLQYIYELERSKTESELVTLRNEKLEVEINFKNSELASSAMHLVKKGELLTKIKAELAHVMKVSDNPQAVSELKKMMKSLGEDDNMDKEWENFTKHFDKVHSDFIVSLKETHPSITSNEIKLCAYLRMNLSTKEIAQLMNISVRGVEISRYRLRKKLGIGTETNLFDYLIQLHKED